The following proteins come from a genomic window of Marispirochaeta sp.:
- a CDS encoding IS110 family transposase, whose product MKYVGIDLHTNCFTCCFLDTAGKKEIKTFGLNEKDLSFFFEEVDSSSTYVLIEATINSFAFEKVIREHVKEVPVANTFELKQISFTNKKTDKVDAYKLARILKAQLMSGEEQIHPVVVPPQHIQELRALFTTYRLLRKQVGAIKNRIHSLLKQNLKPFTKEYIFGRKSRKEIRSVCKDSPAVDFQLNFLFDHLEDLEDRVTAIKNKIKEEGRFYLKGIDILTSMKGISVFTAIAIIADIISVKRFPNSKRFASYLRSTPKVESSNEKTIIKSTNKAGRKVAITLLSQALNHYRDASPTVKRWHDRLRRYKKPGIVRMGVCRRMITEVYQMLKKEEYHYFRDKENHRKKMDEYLSFLINLGMYCDDTARSA is encoded by the coding sequence ATGAAATATGTAGGCATTGATCTACACACCAACTGTTTCACCTGCTGTTTCCTGGATACAGCAGGTAAGAAAGAGATCAAAACTTTCGGTTTGAATGAAAAGGATCTATCTTTCTTCTTTGAAGAAGTGGATAGCAGTTCTACGTATGTACTCATTGAAGCAACCATCAATTCATTTGCTTTCGAAAAAGTGATTCGTGAGCATGTTAAAGAGGTGCCGGTTGCTAATACCTTTGAGCTGAAACAGATTTCATTCACCAATAAGAAGACAGACAAGGTGGATGCTTACAAGCTGGCCAGGATTCTCAAAGCTCAATTGATGAGTGGGGAAGAGCAGATTCACCCTGTTGTTGTTCCCCCGCAGCATATCCAGGAATTGCGCGCCTTGTTTACGACATACAGACTACTGAGAAAGCAGGTAGGTGCCATAAAGAACAGAATCCACTCATTATTGAAGCAGAATCTCAAACCGTTCACAAAAGAATACATATTCGGTAGAAAATCCAGGAAAGAAATCAGAAGTGTATGCAAGGATAGTCCCGCTGTAGATTTTCAACTTAATTTCCTGTTTGATCATTTGGAGGATTTGGAGGATCGTGTTACTGCCATCAAAAACAAGATCAAAGAGGAAGGCCGTTTTTATCTAAAGGGAATCGATATTCTTACCAGCATGAAGGGCATCAGTGTGTTTACAGCCATTGCAATAATTGCAGACATCATTTCAGTTAAAAGGTTTCCAAACAGCAAAAGATTTGCCAGCTATCTGCGTAGTACGCCAAAAGTTGAAAGTTCTAATGAGAAGACGATTATCAAAAGCACAAACAAAGCAGGCAGGAAAGTTGCAATTACATTGTTGTCTCAGGCATTGAATCACTATCGTGATGCAAGTCCAACGGTAAAAAGATGGCATGATCGCCTGAGGCGGTATAAAAAACCTGGAATAGTGAGAATGGGGGTATGCAGGAGAATGATAACCGAGGTCTATCAGATGCTGAAAAAGGAGGAATACCATTACTTCAGAGACAAGGAAAACCATAGAAAGAAAATGGATGAATACCTCAGTTTCCTCATTAATTTGGGAATGTATTGCGATGATACTGCCAGGTCGGCTTGA
- a CDS encoding GNAT family N-acetyltransferase yields MIREAKLDDAVVIAKIIVETWQNAYDGIIDQYYVDNLDVQRFLQIITNNIKLKKEIIFVYEENEIIKGFISGKFMDDDKHQCETVGFYVLPKYQQKGIGRILFKQMKKMFFERNCRKMILWTLKGAKNNSFYRNNGGVIADEKILKIGEKEYSGVGFSFNLHPITN; encoded by the coding sequence ATGATTAGAGAAGCTAAATTAGATGATGCAGTTGTAATAGCAAAAATTATCGTTGAAACTTGGCAAAATGCATATGATGGTATAATTGATCAATATTACGTTGATAATCTGGATGTGCAAAGATTTCTTCAGATAATAACTAATAATATAAAGCTGAAGAAAGAAATAATATTTGTTTATGAGGAAAATGAAATAATAAAAGGCTTTATCTCTGGGAAATTTATGGATGATGATAAACATCAGTGTGAAACTGTAGGATTCTATGTTTTACCCAAATACCAACAAAAGGGAATTGGTAGAATACTATTTAAACAAATGAAAAAAATGTTTTTTGAACGAAATTGCCGAAAAATGATACTGTGGACATTGAAAGGAGCAAAAAATAATTCATTCTATAGGAACAATGGCGGAGTAATCGCGGATGAGAAGATATTGAAGATTGGTGAAAAAGAATATTCCGGGGTGGGATTTTCATTTAATCTACACCCAATCACCAATTGA
- a CDS encoding CopG family antitoxin, whose product MKRRYNLTAEEKKIENEIETYRSVTGEKRKKVESIIDGAKKNKAISLRISNYDLEKLKEKAEQEGLPYQTLITTVLHKYITNQLFEKEEIIKSFRLLKEERAI is encoded by the coding sequence ATGAAACGACGATATAACCTGACTGCCGAAGAGAAGAAAATAGAAAATGAAATTGAAACATATCGCTCCGTCACAGGTGAAAAAAGGAAGAAGGTCGAATCCATAATAGATGGAGCCAAGAAGAATAAGGCTATAAGCCTAAGAATTTCAAATTATGATTTAGAAAAACTAAAAGAGAAGGCGGAACAGGAAGGTTTACCGTACCAAACGCTTATTACGACGGTACTTCATAAATACATTACAAATCAGCTTTTTGAGAAGGAAGAGATCATCAAGTCGTTCAGGCTACTGAAGGAAGAGAGGGCAATATAA
- a CDS encoding transposase encodes MVPGGAFSSDDHSRHPCRKAFYLPVRVAAKLVKHRMYTALKRNGLLSSVDAAAWSQDWNVNSQAAGSGERSIRYLASYVFRTAISDSRIVAIEDNHILFRYTDSATGAEKLLRLQACEFIRRFLQHVLPSGFMKIRYYGFLHPSSSIPVALAILLLEARAGIPSRRRTKRLPPVSSQNRRCCICDGAISYLFISPVKHGGISPSGFT; translated from the coding sequence ATCGTTCCCGGTGGTGCTTTCTCTTCAGACGATCATAGCCGGCACCCCTGCCGGAAGGCATTCTATCTTCCCGTCCGCGTAGCAGCTAAACTGGTGAAACACCGGATGTACACGGCCCTGAAGCGAAACGGGCTGCTGTCATCTGTCGATGCCGCAGCCTGGAGCCAGGATTGGAACGTCAACTCCCAAGCAGCCGGAAGCGGGGAACGAAGTATTCGCTACCTCGCTTCCTACGTTTTTCGTACCGCTATTTCCGACAGCCGGATTGTCGCCATCGAGGACAACCACATCCTCTTTCGCTACACTGATTCAGCCACTGGGGCTGAGAAGCTGCTGCGCCTTCAGGCATGTGAGTTTATCAGGCGATTCCTCCAGCATGTGCTCCCTTCAGGATTCATGAAGATCCGCTACTATGGATTCCTGCATCCATCGTCTTCTATTCCCGTAGCCCTGGCTATTCTCCTCCTCGAGGCACGGGCAGGCATCCCATCCCGGAGGAGAACGAAACGTCTGCCTCCTGTATCCAGTCAGAACCGCCGCTGTTGTATATGCGACGGAGCCATCTCTTATCTTTTTATCAGTCCTGTGAAACATGGAGGGATTTCACCATCAGGGTTTACGTAA
- a CDS encoding site-specific integrase: MTKENHDWYAKMVRTLQINGKSSRTQQAYTRAVRQLTAHCRKNPEAISEQELEDYFLFRRNESQWAPKTLNLSYCAVRFCYLHVCHREWKLLSILKAQKEERLPHIPSRKTIHHIFSCVTTFHNFVFFATVYSCGLRLQEALHIQPAAHLSRPGEGTYRRSNRNNPDESGQCARGARPRSEKSRNHTPHLRSYPPVQLCHSSP; encoded by the coding sequence ATGACAAAAGAAAACCACGATTGGTACGCAAAAATGGTCCGCACGCTCCAGATCAACGGCAAGAGCAGCAGAACACAACAGGCCTACACGCGAGCTGTCCGGCAACTGACCGCTCACTGCCGGAAAAACCCTGAAGCGATCAGCGAACAGGAACTGGAAGACTACTTCCTCTTTCGCAGGAATGAGAGTCAGTGGGCCCCCAAGACTCTCAATCTCTCGTATTGCGCTGTCAGGTTCTGCTATCTCCACGTGTGTCACCGCGAATGGAAACTCCTTTCCATCCTCAAAGCTCAAAAAGAGGAGCGTCTGCCGCACATCCCGTCCCGAAAGACGATCCATCACATCTTCTCCTGCGTCACCACCTTCCACAACTTTGTTTTCTTCGCCACCGTCTACTCCTGCGGGCTTCGCCTGCAGGAAGCATTACACATCCAACCGGCAGCTCATCTTTCCCGCCCTGGGGAGGGGACATACCGGAGGAGCAACCGCAACAACCCCGATGAATCGGGCCAGTGTGCAAGGGGCGCTCGCCCGCGCAGTGAAAAAAGCCGGAATCACACACCGCATCTCCGTTCATACCCTCCGGTACAGCTATGCCACTCATCTCCTTGA
- a CDS encoding DUF1330 domain-containing protein produces MSVYFLAQIKILDESQYEKYLNKCDEIFSKYKGKYLSVDSKPEIKEGEWDYSRSVLIEFPNKLEFDKWYNSDSYQEILEYRLSGAKCDSIVINGE; encoded by the coding sequence ATGAGTGTATATTTTTTAGCACAAATTAAAATCCTTGATGAATCACAATATGAGAAATATTTAAATAAGTGTGATGAAATTTTTTCAAAGTATAAAGGGAAATATTTATCTGTAGATTCTAAACCCGAAATAAAGGAAGGGGAATGGGATTATTCAAGATCAGTATTAATTGAATTCCCTAATAAATTAGAATTCGATAAATGGTATAATTCAGATAGTTATCAAGAAATATTGGAGTATCGGCTATCTGGTGCTAAATGTGATTCAATTGTGATAAATGGTGAGTAA
- a CDS encoding bifunctional diguanylate cyclase/phosphodiesterase: protein MKKNEEIVFLNRILFPKTSTNIVFAVAILLSLPLIWLFVYKTGGIKFVFSHTMYLPIIISSVLWGVKSGLFIAITGGLLLGPLMPLDVLSGENQVLINWLFRLMFFVLISLTVGLIGDKLKQSIIHLKYASEHNDTTGLLNMKSLNTNNEIIKMLKNPYKKITIVSILWNNYDDLINTFGFRLCTDIVIKLDKRFLKVLQIDYKLLQSGSSSFFLLIGNDNYEFIQEQINDVINTPVKINNIPFHLDFSIGLAVYSQIIEKNINSFQKANIASLYSKKSGISSTIFDDKNISVDRNNLLLLGEFRKALVEGQTTLHYQPKIDLNTRKPIGMEALIRWLHPQKGMIAPMRFIPLVEETILINPLTEFVLNQSLMQIKEFSLSEVYQPISINISPKNLLNPQFYENVVAIFDKHKTPTHLIEFEITESALMCDPEKANIILNNLKIFNIKISIDDFGTGYSSLAYLSRFPIDILKMDQYFIKQLFQSNKIRMIVRSTITLAHDLGMQVIAESIEDEETEAELIKFGCDMGQGYLYSKPLSDKEILTWIKDH from the coding sequence ATGAAAAAAAATGAAGAAATCGTTTTCTTAAACCGAATCCTATTTCCCAAGACTTCTACTAACATTGTTTTTGCTGTGGCAATACTATTATCCTTACCATTAATTTGGTTATTCGTTTACAAAACAGGTGGAATTAAATTTGTTTTTTCACATACAATGTATTTACCCATTATTATTAGTAGTGTTTTATGGGGTGTCAAGAGTGGGCTTTTTATAGCGATTACTGGTGGCCTGTTATTGGGGCCATTAATGCCGCTCGATGTTTTAAGCGGAGAAAATCAAGTATTAATAAATTGGCTATTTAGGTTGATGTTTTTTGTTTTAATCTCACTTACGGTAGGTTTGATTGGGGATAAATTAAAGCAGTCTATTATACATTTAAAATATGCTTCAGAACATAATGACACAACAGGTCTATTAAATATGAAAAGCCTCAACACTAATAATGAAATAATTAAGATGCTTAAAAATCCCTATAAAAAGATTACAATTGTCTCAATTTTATGGAACAATTATGATGATCTTATTAATACATTTGGATTTCGTTTATGTACGGATATAGTTATTAAACTTGATAAACGCTTTTTAAAGGTTTTACAAATTGATTATAAACTTTTACAGTCTGGATCATCATCCTTTTTCTTGCTTATTGGAAATGACAATTATGAATTTATACAGGAACAAATTAATGATGTTATCAATACACCAGTAAAAATTAATAATATTCCATTTCATTTGGACTTTTCAATCGGATTAGCGGTTTATTCTCAGATAATAGAGAAAAATATAAATTCATTTCAAAAAGCAAATATCGCTTCTTTGTATTCAAAAAAAAGCGGTATTTCATCAACGATATTTGATGATAAAAATATATCTGTAGATAGAAATAATTTATTACTTTTAGGAGAATTTAGAAAAGCTTTAGTAGAGGGGCAGACTACTTTGCACTATCAACCCAAAATAGATTTAAATACAAGAAAACCAATAGGCATGGAAGCGCTTATAAGATGGTTACATCCTCAAAAGGGTATGATCGCTCCGATGCGATTTATTCCTTTAGTTGAAGAAACAATTTTGATAAATCCTTTAACGGAATTTGTATTAAACCAGAGTTTAATGCAAATCAAAGAATTTAGTTTGTCAGAGGTATATCAACCGATATCGATAAATATATCGCCTAAAAACTTATTAAATCCTCAGTTTTATGAAAATGTTGTAGCAATATTTGATAAACATAAGACACCAACTCATCTGATTGAATTTGAAATAACCGAGTCAGCATTAATGTGTGACCCGGAAAAGGCCAACATTATTCTCAATAACTTAAAGATTTTTAATATAAAAATATCCATTGACGACTTTGGGACAGGCTATTCATCACTTGCATACCTAAGCCGTTTTCCAATTGATATTTTGAAGATGGATCAATACTTCATAAAACAATTATTTCAATCAAATAAAATAAGAATGATTGTTAGGTCTACAATAACACTTGCTCATGATCTTGGTATGCAAGTAATAGCTGAAAGTATTGAGGATGAAGAAACAGAAGCAGAATTAATCAAATTTGGTTGCGACATGGGACAAGGGTACCTATATAGTAAACCATTGTCAGATAAAGAAATATTAACATGGATAAAAGATCATTAA